From a single Lewinella sp. LCG006 genomic region:
- the ygiD gene encoding 4,5-DOPA dioxygenase extradiol yields the protein MRLNALTKLTDSFEASQKMPVLFLGHGSPMNAIEENQFVAAFRKLGTELQPPKAILCISAHWETKGTFVTAMPHPRTIHDFGGFPRALYDVQYPAPGSPELALETKRIITSTEVVLDDKWGLDHGSWSVIKHLYPNADVPVIQMSIDYTKPAQYHYDLAKQLASLRNKGVLIVGSGNMVHNLRMVAWDKLDSPYAFDWATEASEKMKDYILNDNHQSLIDYQKQGQAFALAIPSPDHYLPLIYTMALKEESDKVTLFNDEPLGGSLTMTSVKLLPSV from the coding sequence ATGAGGTTAAATGCGCTTACAAAATTGACGGACTCTTTTGAGGCCAGTCAGAAAATGCCCGTTCTTTTCTTAGGGCACGGAAGCCCGATGAACGCCATTGAGGAGAACCAGTTCGTAGCGGCGTTCAGAAAACTGGGCACAGAACTCCAACCGCCCAAGGCCATCCTTTGTATTTCGGCACACTGGGAAACGAAAGGAACCTTTGTCACCGCAATGCCTCACCCCAGGACCATCCATGATTTTGGAGGATTCCCGAGAGCACTGTATGATGTACAATATCCCGCACCGGGCAGCCCCGAACTAGCTTTGGAAACTAAAAGAATCATCACCAGCACAGAGGTCGTACTGGATGATAAATGGGGACTGGATCACGGCTCGTGGTCGGTGATCAAACACTTATATCCCAATGCCGATGTGCCCGTCATTCAGATGAGTATCGACTACACAAAACCGGCACAATATCACTATGACCTGGCCAAACAATTAGCTAGCCTTAGAAACAAGGGAGTGCTGATCGTAGGCAGTGGTAACATGGTACACAACCTGCGCATGGTGGCCTGGGATAAGCTGGATAGCCCCTACGCTTTTGATTGGGCCACTGAAGCGAGTGAAAAAATGAAGGATTACATTTTGAATGACAATCACCAAAGCCTCATTGATTATCAAAAACAAGGTCAGGCATTTGCTTTAGCAATTCCTTCGCCCGACCATTACTTGCCGCTGATCTACACGATGGCTCTGAAAGAAGAAAGCGATAAGGTGACCCTCTTTAACGATGAGCCATTAGGAGGTTCGCTGACGATGACCTCGGTGAAGCTGCTTCCTTCGGTTTAG
- a CDS encoding alpha-glucosidase, whose translation MKKHTWPLLMILLLLGCTKQQETEKEVEATPAAIETSTWWKEGILYQVYPQSFKDTDGDGFGDFKGVIEKLDYIQSLGVTMVWMNPFFESPLVDNGYDVSDYRAILPRYGTMEDFQTMLDGLHERGIKFVLDVVVNHSSNQHEWFKQSRSSRDNPYRDYYHWWPAEKGDPPYRRSLFDPEGAWEYDSLTNAYYLHYFADEQPDLNWENPKVRQEVYDIMKFWAEKGVDGFRMDAFQFASKDTTFPVWPEGHEKDFIKWYGMRPQLHEYLKEMYEEVITKYDVFAVAEGAGSSFEDAHNLVDAERKELQVAYHFETVDMSRTPERFELAEFKEVFSRWDSAFAEKGWIAVFLSNHDNARLVDRFGDPSPEFRAVSTQMLNTFLLSMRGTPYTYYGDELGMTNIDMPTIEEYVDIDAIGKYKTALSAGEDMAEFMKVLNYSSRENGRTPMQWDDTKNAGFSTGTPWKRVNENYVEINVAAQDKNPNSVLNHFRRMAKLRNDNLVLVYGDYELLQKEHPQIYAYTRTRGEDKMLVLLNFTKEAATINLPEMGNVGAPLINNYPACEIVGDEVKLSPYQAVIFKVK comes from the coding sequence ATGAAGAAGCACACTTGGCCATTACTGATGATACTACTGCTGCTGGGTTGTACCAAGCAGCAGGAAACGGAAAAAGAAGTAGAAGCAACACCAGCGGCAATTGAAACTAGTACCTGGTGGAAAGAAGGTATTCTTTATCAAGTTTACCCTCAGAGTTTTAAAGACACGGACGGCGACGGTTTCGGGGATTTTAAAGGAGTGATAGAAAAGCTGGACTACATCCAGAGCCTTGGTGTCACCATGGTTTGGATGAATCCGTTTTTTGAATCACCGCTGGTGGATAATGGCTACGACGTCAGCGATTATCGGGCGATACTGCCTCGCTATGGGACCATGGAGGATTTTCAGACCATGTTAGACGGCCTACACGAACGGGGAATAAAATTCGTGCTGGATGTAGTGGTTAATCACAGTAGCAACCAACACGAATGGTTTAAGCAATCGCGTAGCTCAAGAGATAATCCTTACCGGGATTACTACCATTGGTGGCCAGCAGAAAAGGGCGACCCTCCTTACCGACGCAGCCTTTTTGACCCAGAAGGGGCTTGGGAATATGACTCCCTGACCAATGCTTATTACCTGCACTATTTTGCGGATGAACAGCCCGATCTGAACTGGGAGAACCCCAAAGTTCGGCAAGAAGTATATGACATTATGAAATTTTGGGCGGAGAAAGGAGTTGATGGATTCCGGATGGATGCCTTTCAGTTTGCCAGCAAAGACACTACCTTTCCCGTTTGGCCAGAAGGCCACGAAAAAGATTTCATAAAATGGTACGGCATGCGTCCGCAATTGCATGAGTACCTCAAGGAGATGTACGAGGAGGTCATCACTAAATACGATGTATTCGCCGTCGCCGAAGGTGCAGGCAGCAGCTTCGAAGATGCCCACAACTTGGTGGATGCCGAACGCAAGGAACTTCAGGTAGCCTACCACTTTGAGACGGTAGATATGTCGAGAACGCCTGAACGCTTTGAATTAGCGGAGTTCAAAGAAGTATTCAGCCGTTGGGACAGTGCCTTTGCGGAAAAAGGATGGATCGCTGTATTTCTCTCCAATCATGACAACGCCAGGCTCGTCGACCGTTTTGGTGATCCAAGCCCTGAGTTTCGGGCCGTTTCTACCCAAATGCTGAACACTTTTCTGCTCAGTATGAGAGGCACCCCCTACACCTACTACGGTGATGAATTGGGCATGACCAATATCGATATGCCAACCATTGAAGAATATGTGGATATTGATGCAATAGGTAAATACAAGACGGCCTTATCGGCAGGAGAAGATATGGCTGAATTTATGAAAGTACTCAACTATAGTTCCCGTGAAAACGGGCGTACCCCCATGCAGTGGGACGATACCAAAAACGCCGGATTCTCCACGGGAACCCCTTGGAAACGGGTCAATGAAAACTATGTGGAGATCAATGTAGCAGCTCAAGATAAAAATCCTAATAGTGTACTCAATCATTTCCGTCGTATGGCCAAGCTCAGAAATGATAACCTTGTTTTGGTTTACGGCGATTATGAGCTGTTGCAAAAAGAGCACCCTCAAATCTATGCTTACACCAGGACGCGGGGGGAAGACAAGATGCTTGTTTTGCTCAACTTTACAAAAGAAGCAGCCACCATTAACTTGCCTGAAATGGGTAATGTTGGGGCTCCTCTGATCAATAATTATCCTGCTTGTGAGATCGTGGGAGATGAGGTGAAACTATCACCCTATCAAGCGGTCATCTTTAAGGTCAAATAG